A single window of Gossypium hirsutum isolate 1008001.06 chromosome A10, Gossypium_hirsutum_v2.1, whole genome shotgun sequence DNA harbors:
- the LOC107897773 gene encoding spliceosome-associated protein 130 A, whose protein sequence is MYLYNLTLQQATGIVSAINGNFSGGKVQEIVVARGKILSLLRPDDLGKLQTLLSVEIFGCIRSLAQFRLTGAQKDYIVVGSDSGRIVILEYNKEKNVFDKVHQETFGKSGCRRIVPGQYLAIDPKGRAVMIGACEKQKLVYVLNRDTAARLTISSPLEAHKSHTIVYSICGVDCGFDNPIFAAIELDYSEADQDSTGVAAGEAQKHLTFYELDLGLNHVSRKWSEQVDNGANMLVTVPGGGDGPSGVLVCAENFVIYKNQGHPDVRAVIPRRADLPEERGVLIVSAATHKQKSMFFFLLQTEYGDIFKVTLEHGNEGVSELKIKYFDTIPVTSSMCVLKTGFLFAASEFGNHALYQFQAIGDDPDVESSSSTLMETEEGFQPVFFQPRGLKNLVRIDKAESLMPIMDMKIANLFEEETPQIFSLCGRGPRSSLRILRPGLAISEMAVSQLPGVPSAVWTVKKNVNDAFDAYIVVSFANATLVLSIGETVEEVSDSGFLDTTPSLAVSLIGDDSLMQVHPNGIRHIREDGRINEWRTPGKRMIVKVGSNGLQVVIALSGGELIYFEVDMTGQLMEVEKHEMSGDVACLDIAPVPEGRQRSRFLAVGSYDNTIRILSLDPDDCMQVLSVQSVSSPPESLLFLEVKASVGGEDGADHPANLFLNAGLQNGVLFRTVVDMVTGQLSDSRSRFLGLRAPKLFSVKVRGRPAMLCLSSRPWLGYIHQGHFLLTPLSYETLEFAASFSSDQCAEGVVAVAGDALRVFTIERLGETFNETAIPLRYTPRRFVLQPKRKLLVIIESDQGSYTAEEREAARKECFEAAGMGENGNGNMNQMENGGDDEDKEDPLSDEQYGYPKAESNKWVSCIRVLDPRTASTTCLLELQDNEAAFSVCTVNFHDKEYGTLLAVGTAKGLQFWPKRSLTAGFIHIYRFVEDGRSLELLHKTQVEGVPLALCQFQGRLLAGIGSVLRLYDLGKRRLLRKCENKLFPNTIISIQTYRDRIYVGDIQESFHFCKYRRDENQLYIFADDVVPRWLTASYHIDFDTMAGADKFGNVYFVRLPQDVSDEIEEDPTGGKIKWEQGRLNGAPNKVEEIVQFHVGDVVTSLQKASLIPGGGECVLYGTVMGSLGALLPFTSRDDVDFFSHLEMHMRQEHPPLCGRDHMAYRSAYFPVKDVIDGDLCEQFPTLPLDLQRKIADELDRTPGEILKKLEEVRNKII, encoded by the exons ATGTATCTCTACAATTTAACTCTTCAACAAGCCACCGGCATCGTTTCCGCCATAAATGGAAACTTCTCCGGCGGTAAAGTCCAAGAAATTGTCGTCGCCCGTGGTAAGATCCTTTCTCTTCTCCGCCCCGACGATCTCGGTAAGCTCCAAACGCTTCTTTCCGTCGAAATTTTCGGTTGCATACGTTCCCTAGCTCAGTTCCGGCTAACTGGAGCTCAAAAGGACTACATTGTCGTAGGGTCCGATTCGGGTCGGATCGTTATACTTGAATACAATAAAGAGAAGAACGTCTTTGATAAAGTTCACCAAGAAACTTTTGGGAAATCTGGGTGTCGCCGGATTGTTCCGGGTCAATACTTGGCTATTGATCCAAAAGGAAGAGCTGTAATGATTGGTGCTTGTGAGAAGCAGAAATTAGTTTATGTTTTGAATAGAGATACTGCTGCTAGGTTAACCATTTCTTCACCTTTAGAAGCTCATAAATCACATACGATTGTTTACTCTATTTGTGGTGTTGATTGTGGTTTCGATAATCCTATTTTTGCTGCCATCGAGTTGGATTACTCGGAGGCTGATCAGGATTCCACGGGAGTGGCTGCTGGTGAAGCACAGAAGCATTTGACATTTTATGAACTTGATTTAGGGCTTAACCATGTTTCTCGGAAGTGGTCGGAACAGGTTGACAATGGGGCAAATATGTTGGTCACAGTGCCTGGTGGTGGTGATGGGCCAAGTGGGGTTTTGGTTTGTGCagaaaattttgttatatataagAATCAGGGGCATCCTGATGTTAGAGCGGTGATTCCTAGACGGGCTGACTTGCCAGAAGAACGTGGTGTTTTGATTGTTTCAGCGGCTACGCATAAGCAGAAGTcgatgtttttctttcttttgcagaCAGAATATGGGGATATTTTTAAGGTTACATTGGAACATGGAAATGAAGGAGTTTCGGAATTGAAGATTAAGTATTTTGATACAATTCCAGTTACGTCTTCAATGTGTGTGTTGAAAACTGGTTTTCTATTTGCAGCTTCAGAGTTTGGCAATCATGCTTTGTATCAGTTTCAGGCTATTGGGGATGACCCTGATGTGGAATCATCGTCATCTACATTGATGGAAACAGAAGAAGGTTTTCAGCCAGTGTTTTTCCAGCCGAGAGGGCTTAAGAATCTAGTTAGGATTGACAAAGCTGAGAGCCTGATGCCAATAATGGACATGAAAATTGCTAATCTCTTCGAGGAAGAAACACCTCAGATATTTTCACTTTGTGGACGTGGTCCTCGTTCATCATTGAGGATACTAAGGCCTGGTTTGGCCATCAGTGAGATGGCTGTTTCACAGCTTCCTGGTGTCCCAAGTGCTGTGTGGACTGTGAAGAAAAATGTTAATGATGCCTTTGATGCATACATTGTCGTGTCATTTGCCAATGCAACTCTTGTTCTTTCCATTGGTGAAACAGTTGAAGAAGTTAGCGATAGTGGGTTTCTTGATACTACGCCCTCTCTTGCTGTTTCTTTAATTGGTGATGATTCACTTATGCAAGTTCACCCAAATGGTATTAGGCATATAAGGGAAGATGGACGTATTAATGAGTGGAGAACACCTGGGAAAAGGATGATTGTTAAAGTTGGTTCAAATGGGCTTCAAGTAGTTATTGCATTGAGTGGAGGTGAGCTTATATACTTTGAGGTGGATATGACTGGGCAACTTATGGAAGTTGAGAAGCATGAAATGTCTGGAGATGTGGCGTGTCTGGACATTGCCCCTGTTCCTGAAGGAAGACAGAGGTCCCGTTTCCTTGCAGTTGGTTCCTATGATAATACAATCCGTATATTATCTTTGGATCCTGATGATTGTATGCAGGTTCTGAGTGTTCAGAGTGTGTCCTCACCTCCTGAGTCTCTCCTTTTCCTTGAAGTTAAGGCATCGGTAGGTGGTGAGGATGGTGCTGATCACCCTGCCAATCTTTTCCTTAATGCTGGTCTGCAGAATGGAGTTCTGTTTCGGACGGTAGTGGATATGGTTACAGGGCAACTTTCTGATTCCCGTTCACGTTTCTTAGGGCTAAGAGCCCCAAAGTTGTTCTCTGTTAAAGTAAGAGGCCGACCTGCAATGCTTTGCTTGTCTAGTCGACCATGGCTTGGTTATATTCACCAAGGACATTTTCTGTTAACACCCCTTTCTTACGAGACACTTGAATTTGCTGCCTCATTTTCATCTGATCAGTGTGCCGAAGGTGTCGTTGCTGTTGCAGGGGATGCATTGAGAGTTTTCACCATTGAGCGACTTGGAGAAACCTTCAATGAGACCGCTATTCCTTTGAGGTATACTCCTAGGAGGTTTGTTTTGCAACCAAAGCGGAAATTGTTGGTAATTATTGAGAGTGACCAAGGATCATATACTGCAGAAGAGCGTGAAGCTGCAAGAAAGGAGTGCTTTGAGGCTGCAGGAATGGGAGAAAACGGTAACGGTAATATGAACCAAATGGAAAATGGTGGTGATGATGAGGACAAAGAGGATCCCCTCTCTGATGAGCAGTATGGTTATCCTAAGGCAGAGTCAAACAAGTGGGTTTCTTGCATTAGAGTTCTTGATCCGAGGACTGCTTCCACAACTTGTCTTTTGGAGCTTCAGGACAATGAAGCTGCTTTCAGTGTGTGTACTGTGAATTTCCACGATAAAGAGTATGGAACTCTGTTGGCTGTTGGCACGGCCAAGGGTCTGCAGTTTTGGCCCAAAAGAAGCTTAACTGCGGGATTCATTCATATCTATAGGTTTGTAGAAGATGGCAGATCGCTTGAACTTCTGCACAAGACACAAGTGGAAGGTGTTCCTCTTGCTTTATGCCAATTTCAGGGAAGATTACTTGCTGGGATAGGATCAGTGCTCCGATTATATGACCTGGGGAAAAGGAGACTGCTTAGGAAATGTGAGAATAAGCTTTTCCCTAACACTATTATCTCTATCCAAACTTATCGTGATAGAATATATGTTGGGGACATCCAAGAG TCATTCCATTTTTGCAAGTATAGGAGGGATGAAAATCAACTGTATATATTCGCTGATGATGTTGTTCCGAGATGGCTTACTGCATCATACCATATAGATTTTGACACCATGGCTGGTGCAGACAAGTTCGGTAATGTCTATTTTGTGCGGCTACCACAAGATGTCTCAGATGAAATAGAGGAAGACCCAACTGGTGGAAAGATAAAATGGGAACAAGGGAGGCTCAATGGAGCTCCTAACAAGGTAGAGGAGATAGTTCAGTTCCATGTCGGGGATGTGGTAACTAGTTTGCAGAAGGCATCTCTTATACCGGGTGGTGGAGAATGTGTTCTTTATGGAACTGTGATGGGGAGCTTGGGGGCGTTGCTTCCGTTCACTTCCCGTGATGATGTTGACTTCTTTTCGCACCTAGAGATGCATATGAGGCAGGAACACCCTCCCTTGTGCGGACGAGATCATATGGCTTACAGATCTGCTTATTTCCCTGTCAAG GATGTGATTGATGGGGATTTGTGTGAGCAGTTTCCGACCCTACCTCTGGATCTGCAGAGAAAAATTGCAGACGAGTTGGACCGTACTCCTGGGGAGATACTGAAGAAACTCGAAGAAGTCCGAAACAAGATCATTTGA
- the LOC107895839 gene encoding dirigent protein 9, whose amino-acid sequence MAKAPMLTSKTFKAIVYLLLVAITFTCVNSARVLDEVEPQPQVVDDKPSGQVVPAATPSGPEDDPAVPAVAAPATKDEAPIATPAATEAPADDDEAPVATPAAPVAGGAATGPGAAAATGATPGSHKPVLSFFMHDILGGTHPSVRVVTGVIANQEINGIPFSKTNNNIFPVEGAAPLLTGNNINNLKNINNLINPNNVPFLTGLTGAQTSAIVQNSHNSDSVINSDSNPFVTAGQLPPGSLQRLMFGTITVIDDQLTEAHELDSAILGKAQGFYLASSLDGSSQTISLTVLLHGGEHGHEIEDTISFFGVHRTVSPESQIAVIGGTGKYENARGYATVETLLNQENQHITDGVDTILHFNVYLTE is encoded by the coding sequence ATGGCAAAAGCTCCCATGCTCACTTCCAAAACATTCAAGGCAATCGTCTATCTTTTGTTGGTGGCTATCACCTTCACTTGTGTCAATTCAGCTAGGGTCCTTGATGAGGTTGAACCACAACCCCAAGTAGTCGACGACAAGCCGAGTGGCCAAGTGGTCCCTGCCGCCACTCCAAGTGGCCCAGAGGATGATCCTGCGGTTCCCGCCGTGGCAGCCCCAGCTACTAAGGATGAGGCACCAATAGCTACCCCTGCAGCAACAGAAGCCCCTGCTGATGATGATGAGGCACCAGTAGCCACTCCTGCAGCACCAGTTGCAGGTGGTGCTGCAACGGGACCAGGAGCAGCGGCTGCCACGGGGGCTACCCCGGGCTCGCACAAACCTGTATTGTCCTTTTTCATGCATGACATCTTAGGTGGAACACACCCATCAGTCAGAGTAGTGACTGGTGTGATTGCCAACCAAGAAATCAATGGCATACCATTCTCAAAAACCAACAACAACATTTTCCCAGTGGAAGGAGCTGCTCCACTTCTAACAGGCAACAACATTAACAACCTTAAAAACATCAACAACCTTATTAACCCCAACAATGTCCCTTTCCTAACAGGTCTAACAGGTGCACAAACCAGTGCCATCGTCCAAAACTCCCACAACAGCGACAGCGTTATCAATTCCGACAGCAACCCTTTCGTCACAGCAGGCCAACTCCCACCCGGCTCTCTCCAACGTCTCATGTTCGGTACCATAACCGTCATCGACGATCAGCTAACCGAAGCCCACGAGTTAGATTCAGCTATCCTAGGCAAAGCACAAGGGTTCTATTTGGCTAGCTCATTAGATGGTTCTAGCCAAACCATTTCGTTGACAGTTTTATTACATGGAGGTGAACATGGTCACGAAATCGAAGACACCATTAGTTTTTTCGGAGTTCATAGGACCGTGTCACCCGAATCGCAGATCGCGGTGATCGGTGGGACCGGGAAGTACGAGAACGCAAGAGGGTACGCCACGGTTGAGACACTTCTCAACCAGGAGAATCAACATATAACTGATGGTGTGGATACAATCCTGCATTTCAATGTGTACCTCACTGAGTGA
- the LOC107895838 gene encoding dirigent protein 25, translating into MANLSCFSTLLFSLLFIVKNTSSARNLENPSSNHHHHHDHHHKISFSMPDLLNISHPTTSTLNTPIPFSKPIGFFPPHKGIPIQEPVPKIPGSDSSVQTLSGSNLGMFFPARATLQELEFGAVVTIDANLFDGGIGTNGSPLGKAQGVYVASSEGETSHMMAMTTVFADGGFKDGLRFFGLHRRDVSESHIAVIGGMGKYVGANGYATVKGVELRPNSAMAMKQGVNKLLLFNVYLS; encoded by the coding sequence ATGGCCAACCTTTCATGCTTCTCAACCTTACTTTTCTCCCTTCTGTTCATCGTCAAAAACACATCCTCAGCCAGAAATCTTGAAAACCCATCATCAAATCATCACCATCACCATGATCATCACCACAAGATCTCATTTTCCATGCCAGATTTACTCAACATTTCCCACCCTACAACTTCAACACTCAACACTCCCATCCCATTTTCAAAGCCTATAGGCTTTTTCCCACCTCATAAAGGCATCCCTATCCAAGAACCCGTCCCTAAAATCCCCGGCTCGGACTCGTCGGTTCAAACCCTCAGTGGTTCAAACCTCGGGATGTTCTTCCCAGCAAGGGCTACTCTCCAAGAGCTGGAGTTTGGTGCAGTGGTCACCATCGATGCGAACCTGTTTGATGGTGGTATTGGTACCAATGGTTCACCACTTGGGAAAGCACAAGGGGTGTATGTTGCGAGTTCGGAAGGCGAAACGAGTCACATGATGGCAATGACGACGGTTTTTGCTGACGGTGGGTTTAAGGACGGGTTGAGGTTTTTCGGGTTGCACCGGAGGGATGTGTCGGAGTCTCATATTGCTGTGATTGGTGGCATGGGAAAGTATGTTGGTGCTAATGGTTATGCAACAGTTAAAGGTGTGGAATTAAGGCCTAATTCTGCAATGGCAATGAAACAAGGGGTTAACAAGTTGCTATTGTTCAATGTTTATCTTAGTTAA